The Hymenobacter sp. 5317J-9 genome has a window encoding:
- a CDS encoding cupin domain-containing protein gives MNSDSSSEPGQPSFVPDAQAAWETTGPGVRRKVLAHGPDLMLTRVAFETGGVGARHNHPHAQLSYVESGVFAYTIADETQTLHAGDSCYVPPLAWHGVECLEAGVLVDAFTPRRDDFL, from the coding sequence ATGAACTCCGACTCCTCTTCCGAACCCGGCCAACCGTCCTTCGTGCCCGATGCTCAGGCGGCCTGGGAAACCACCGGCCCCGGCGTGCGCCGCAAAGTGCTGGCCCACGGCCCCGACCTGATGCTGACGCGCGTGGCTTTCGAAACCGGCGGCGTGGGCGCCCGCCACAACCACCCGCACGCCCAGTTGAGCTACGTGGAGAGCGGCGTGTTTGCCTACACCATTGCCGACGAGACGCAAACCCTGCACGCGGGCGACAGCTGCTACGTGCCGCCGCTGGCCTGGCACGGCGTGGAGTGCCTGGAGGCCGGCGTGCTGGTGGACGCCTTCACCCCGCGGCGCGACGACTTTCTGTAG